A genomic stretch from Halanaerobiales bacterium includes:
- a CDS encoding class I SAM-dependent methyltransferase, translating into MSFYKNKENVKKYIEMAEGYDGKYLIKILKKYLPEGSSILELGMGPGKDLDILSKYYEVTGSDYSELFLDLYREKNKNMNVDLLVLDARTLEISKKFDCIYSNKVLYHLTKSELKKSLNRQWEILNKDGILFHSFWKGDKKEKQKGLNFVYYTEEKLREMISDNFEIIDIESYTEMEDSDSLYLILKKK; encoded by the coding sequence ATGAGTTTTTATAAAAATAAAGAAAATGTAAAAAAGTATATTGAAATGGCGGAAGGTTATGACGGTAAATATTTAATTAAAATATTAAAAAAATACTTACCAGAAGGATCAAGTATTCTTGAATTAGGAATGGGACCTGGTAAAGATTTAGATATTTTAAGTAAATATTATGAAGTTACTGGCTCTGATTATTCTGAATTATTTCTTGATTTGTATAGAGAAAAAAATAAAAATATGAATGTAGATTTGTTAGTTCTTGATGCAAGAACGCTTGAGATTAGCAAAAAATTTGATTGTATATATTCTAACAAAGTCCTATATCATCTTACTAAAAGTGAACTAAAAAAATCTTTAAATAGACAATGGGAAATATTAAATAAAGATGGTATATTATTTCATTCGTTTTGGAAAGGAGATAAGAAAGAAAAACAGAAAGGATTAAATTTTGTATATTATACTGAGGAAAAATTAAGAGAAATGATTAGTGATAATTTTGAAATTATAGATATTGAATCATATACAGAAATGGAAGATAGTGATTCATTATATCTTATTTTGAAGAAAAAATGA
- a CDS encoding type II toxin-antitoxin system RelE/ParE family toxin has translation MSKKYSIMYLPVARRDLIDIIEYIQKDNPSAALNLLNKIENTISKLEDFPLMGSVPKDSLLQYKGYRVLIIEKYLVFYVVNESDLEIEIRRIIHGKRKYDFLL, from the coding sequence ATGAGTAAAAAGTATAGTATAATGTATCTCCCTGTTGCTCGAAGAGATCTTATTGATATAATTGAATATATTCAAAAAGATAATCCAAGTGCTGCCTTAAATTTGTTAAATAAAATTGAAAACACAATTTCTAAATTAGAAGACTTCCCATTAATGGGTTCTGTGCCAAAAGATTCACTTCTACAGTATAAAGGATATCGTGTATTAATAATTGAAAAATACTTAGTCTTTTATGTTGTAAATGAAAGTGATTTAGAAATTGAAATTCGCAGAATTATACATGGAAAAAGAAAATATGACTTTTTACTATAA
- a CDS encoding type II toxin-antitoxin system Phd/YefM family antitoxin, protein MPNIRPVSDLRNNFKQISELCHEEGEPVFLTKNGKGDMVVMSQALYEKQKSLIDLYQKLGEAELESESNKTKISHKDLMKEMKAKLNE, encoded by the coding sequence ATGCCTAATATTAGACCTGTTTCAGATTTAAGAAATAACTTTAAACAAATATCAGAACTTTGCCATGAAGAAGGTGAACCTGTCTTCCTGACTAAAAATGGTAAAGGTGATATGGTTGTCATGAGTCAGGCTCTATATGAAAAACAAAAATCTCTAATTGACCTATACCAAAAATTAGGTGAAGCTGAATTAGAAAGTGAATCAAATAAAACTAAAATATCCCATAAAGATTTAATGAAAGAAATGAAGGCAAAATTAAATGAGTAA